A single window of Oreochromis aureus strain Israel breed Guangdong linkage group 7, ZZ_aureus, whole genome shotgun sequence DNA harbors:
- the surf4 gene encoding surfeit locus protein 4 yields the protein MNMGQEDLMNTAEDVADQFLRVTKQYLPHLARLCLISTFLEDGIRMWFQWNEQRDYIEATWNCGYFLATCFVLLNLIGQLGGCVLILSRNFVQYACFGLFGIIALQTVAYSILWDLKFLMRNLALGGGLLLLLAESRSEGKSMFAGVPSMGESSPKQYMQLGGRVLLVLMFMTLLHFDSSFFSILQNMVGTALIILVAIGFKTKLAALTLVVWLLAINFYFNAFWTIPAYKPMHDFLKYDFFQTTSVIGGLLLVVALGPGGVSMDEKKKEW from the exons ATGAATATGGGGCAGGAGGACCTTATGAACACCGCTGAAGACGTGGCAGACCAG TTCCTGCGGGTAACCAAACAGTACCTGCCCCACCTGGCTCGTCTGTGTCTCATCAGCACCTTCCTCGAAGATGGCATCCGCATGTGGTTCCAGTGGAATGAGCAGCGAGACTACATTGAGGCAACCTGGAACTGTGGCTACTTTCTCGCTACATGTTTTGTGCTGCTTAACCTCATCGGACAGCTCG GTGGTTGTGTCCTCATCCTCAGTAGAAATTTTGTACAGTATGCCTGCTTTGGACTATTTGGGATCATAGCGCTACAG ACTGTTGCATACAGCATTTTATGGGACCTTAAATTTTTGATGAG AAACCTGGCCCTTGGAGGTggtctgctgctgctactggcTGAATCTCGTTCAGAAGGAAAGAGCATGTTTGCTGGAGTCCCCTCCATGGGAGAGAGTTCACCGAAGCAGTACATGCAGCTGGGCGGTCGAGTACTGTTGGTGCTCATGTTCATGACTCTGTTGCACTTCGACTCCAGCTTCTTCTCT ATACTGCAGAACATGGTGGGGACAGCTCTCATCATCCTGGTGGCCATTGGTTTCAAAACCAAGTTAGCAGCACTGACCCTCGTAGTGTGGCTTCTGGCTATCAACTTCTACTTCAACGCTTTCTGGACCATCCCCGCCTACAAGCCCATGCACGACTTCCTCAAGTATGACTTCTTCCAGACCACGTCAGTCATTGGAGGCCTGCTGTTAGTGGTGGCTCTTGGGCCTGGTGGAGTGTCCatggatgagaaaaagaaagagtggTAG
- the surf2 gene encoding surfeit locus protein 2 isoform X1, translating into MDELPADLREFLVNHPFLQLTGGKKIKCTLNGHEFPCKLAELQKFTEGKKYEKLSAAAEFNYSQYEPHIVPSTKQPNQLFCKLTLRHLNRQPHHVLRHVNGKRFKKALSKYEECVKQGIEFVPTRLTQKRPRDTEEEGGRGNSSKHSSSTWEPSSSDDGHSDSEDSMSDLYPPSMFTLKNQAEESMEDGREEEEDDFQTDEDEEMEVEKQAVQKRKKVQGGGFHKKQRNNSWRSSKMKKKRRKAQNGK; encoded by the exons ATGGATGAGTTACCTGCGGACCTCAGAGAGTTCCTCGTGAATCACCCCTTTCTTCAGCTCACAGGCGGTAAAAAG ATCAAATGTACTCTAAATGGCCACGAGTTTCCCTGCAAATTGGCCGAGCTGCAGAAGTTCACTGAGGGGAAGAAATATGAGAAACTGAGTGCTGCAGCTGAGTTCAACTACAGTCAGTATGAGCCACACATCGTGCCAAGCACAAAGCAACC CAATCAGCTTTTCTGTAAGCTGACCCTTCGACATCTCAACCGGCAGCCGCACCACGTCTTAAGGCACGTCAACGGAAAACGCTTCAAGAAAGCCCTCTCTAAAT ATGAAGAATGTGTGAAGCAGGGGATTGAATTCGTTCCAACCAGACTGACGCAGAAAAGGCCCAGAGACACTGAAGAGGAGGGCGGTCGAGGAAACTCTTCCAAACATTCAAGCAGCACGTGGGAACCCTCATCCAGTGATGACGGTCATAGTGACTCTGAGGACAGCATGAGCGACCTCTACCCCC CCTCCATGTTCACTTTGAAAAACCAAGCAGAAGAAAGTATGGAGGACGGaagggaagaggaggaagatgacTTTCAGACAGATGAGGATGAAGAAATGGAGGTTGAAAAACAGGCGGTGCAGAAACGCAAAAAG GTTCAGGGTGGTGGATTTcataagaaacaaagaaataacagcTGGAGATcaagcaaaatgaaaaagaaacgcAGAAAAGCCCAAAATGGAAAGTAA
- the surf2 gene encoding surfeit locus protein 2 isoform X2, with translation MREIKCTLNGHEFPCKLAELQKFTEGKKYEKLSAAAEFNYSQYEPHIVPSTKQPNQLFCKLTLRHLNRQPHHVLRHVNGKRFKKALSKYEECVKQGIEFVPTRLTQKRPRDTEEEGGRGNSSKHSSSTWEPSSSDDGHSDSEDSMSDLYPPSMFTLKNQAEESMEDGREEEEDDFQTDEDEEMEVEKQAVQKRKKVQGGGFHKKQRNNSWRSSKMKKKRRKAQNGK, from the exons ATGAGAGAG ATCAAATGTACTCTAAATGGCCACGAGTTTCCCTGCAAATTGGCCGAGCTGCAGAAGTTCACTGAGGGGAAGAAATATGAGAAACTGAGTGCTGCAGCTGAGTTCAACTACAGTCAGTATGAGCCACACATCGTGCCAAGCACAAAGCAACC CAATCAGCTTTTCTGTAAGCTGACCCTTCGACATCTCAACCGGCAGCCGCACCACGTCTTAAGGCACGTCAACGGAAAACGCTTCAAGAAAGCCCTCTCTAAAT ATGAAGAATGTGTGAAGCAGGGGATTGAATTCGTTCCAACCAGACTGACGCAGAAAAGGCCCAGAGACACTGAAGAGGAGGGCGGTCGAGGAAACTCTTCCAAACATTCAAGCAGCACGTGGGAACCCTCATCCAGTGATGACGGTCATAGTGACTCTGAGGACAGCATGAGCGACCTCTACCCCC CCTCCATGTTCACTTTGAAAAACCAAGCAGAAGAAAGTATGGAGGACGGaagggaagaggaggaagatgacTTTCAGACAGATGAGGATGAAGAAATGGAGGTTGAAAAACAGGCGGTGCAGAAACGCAAAAAG GTTCAGGGTGGTGGATTTcataagaaacaaagaaataacagcTGGAGATcaagcaaaatgaaaaagaaacgcAGAAAAGCCCAAAATGGAAAGTAA
- the bbln gene encoding UPF0184 protein C9orf16 homolog has product MSGPNGDPNISADDGIINDEDDFGEEEYSAINNMLDQINSYLDDLEERNDALNGKLHELMESNRQARLEFRAQLLGPPKEDDVEEHCPAADGESSSTSKEDINEDKEGLQMNDMNI; this is encoded by the exons ATGTCTGGACCAAATGGAGATCCAAACATCTCTGCTGACGATGGTATTATAAACGACGAAGATGATTTCGGCGAAGAAG AGTACTCTGCCATCAACAACATGCTAGATCAGATCAACTCTTACCTCGATGACCTGGAAGAGCGTAACGACGCTCTTAATGGCAAACTGCACGAACTGATGGAGTCAAATCGGCAAGCTCGACTGGAATTCAGAGCCCAGTTGTTGGGCCCCCCAAAGGAGGATGATGTGGAGGAGCACTGTCCCGCAGCAGATGGGGAGTCCTCCTCAACCAGCAAGGAGGACATAAACGAGGATAAAGAAGGCTTGCAAATGAATGACATGAATATTTAG